In Spea bombifrons isolate aSpeBom1 chromosome 12, aSpeBom1.2.pri, whole genome shotgun sequence, the following proteins share a genomic window:
- the FCGBP gene encoding IgGFc-binding protein, whose translation MGRVTFLQLWASLVLLCGVCRAGPLGKNFVTAFMQNYKLTYSQANFQVFITGYSPSTTVTVWLNKSSFKKVLNVDERSTISVQIPPSAELPGESKTCNVVVIQADKDISVLSLNYKLQSADVSLVFPVQDLGTEYYAVTPLGGPDDGFKEFSVISTEEPTNVDIFLTGTVRYQGSVYRAGSKLTVLLEAYNVLQLLSQDDLSGSRIVSQKPVAVLSGHTCTWQNTKCNHVYEQLLPVSSWGTTFFVPPVSLQTRPDIVFVVASQATKIDYQVNAKTNSQNLNAGQVLKLDIPVRTPIFIQASAGIQVTYYLTGWQDRFFTQFDPLLMNIPPMNSYCSSYYIYGHQEFENYGTLLVRSADISKVTINKNPAGDLSWNDIPGTEYSWSTTRLTKGFSFQLVENPSPFLLLSYGLTKLNSYGTAATCINAVPVPSCSTVKCRAKEKCTMENGKPKCVPEFEAYCHAVGDPHYRTFDGRFYDFQGTCTYTIAKNCGSDSGLTAFNIEAKNENRGSTRVSYISYVTVEVYDFTISLVRYEYGFVRVNNQRQRLPINLNNGQVRLYHSGAFVIIETDFTLKVYYDWNSILKVYLSSSYFGSVCGMCGNFNGNAGDDLVTPGGTQAPNLVDFGKSWKVEDGDRFCWHNCNGECKTCPLETQKKYEAEGNCGLISKADGPFRQCHAVVNPKTYLDDCVYDLCMNGGSKQILCQSIKTYAEACQRNNVQIGEWRQPSGCPMQCPDNSQYKLCGRSCPKTCNDEATPKICSNTCVETCECKDGFVLDEGKCVPEAKCGCIYQGKLYAANEKFWGDNKCEQQCVCNPSTRKVECKATRCKSSERCAVVNGIQNCYPLTYGTCSASGDPHYVTFDGVRYDFQGTCIYQFAGVCKKSEDLIDFQVNVQNENRGSKVVSYTSAVQVKVCDFDIVIDRRYKDRILLNGILTNLPYVVDNGKLSIYKQGFHAIVQTSFGLRVTFNWESYISVTVPSTYAGALCGLCGNFDGKTDNEFTMKNNQVTTKPVIFGNSWKVQNVPGCYEEDKGDCTKLAELELRHINNKEGCGIIVDKSGPFRECHAKVDPQGHFKSCVYDACFYEGRPDVLCKIIASYATACQQAGATVYPWRSAKFCSPVCGKNSHYDVCATGCAPTCLTLAPPLGCNPVCSEGCVCDDGFILSGGDCVPLAQCGCNYKDKYYKSGEIFYPSGLCSQQCVCTPSGAVECKAFSCGPNEECKVVDGVQKCQPVGSAQCSAAGDPHYLSFDGLAFDFQGTCTYTLSKTVTSNLNLEPFEISVENEKYGNGQVSVTKLVALEAYGYNLVLQYNNRGRILVNRVLHNLPLILEDGKIRAYQHGLRVNIDTDFGVKVSYDLVYHVIVTVPGNYKGQLGGLCGNYNGDRKDEFQLPDKKLAPDATTFGAAWKVKIPGVSCNDGCGGPGNPCPSCDDRRKEIFKTENYCGFLKKSGGPLSACYAVVNPDPYFNSCIFDVCASEGNAAILCQSIQSYVAACHAAGVTIQPWRTEAFCPLKCPANSQYKVCADVCSTGCAGITDPDKCPTSCSEGCECDDGFFFDGQGCVSMDKCGCFENGKYYQPNEEVLSDDCKEVCQCTPAGGLVCQQTGCAADERCQIKDGIVKCINIDPCKSVKCRTKETCKVQNGNAVCVPDYTGTCWAWGDPHYHTFDGYNYDFQGTCTYILSKYIGNDAGLVPFTVEEKNDNRGNQVVSYVRTVSIYVYGYKVSILKGESGRVRVNDVITNLPVTLLDGKISISMSGPNAVVHTDFGLQVTYEYNWHVVITLTSSYYGAVGGLCGNFNQNVKDEWIGVDNKPVASIIDWAKSWKVNDRDPFCFDVCHGVCPTCDESKKNLYGSNEFCGLISKAVDGPFRECHAKVNPDTFFDSCIYDVCINGGAKQFLCQALDAYAKTCRKQGVKIYDWRTPSGCVLPCPANSHYEFCGNACPASCTDRTAPDRCTEDCVETCQCNNGFVLSADKCVSVSSCGCNYNGAYYQPNQEFWSDDNCRVLCKCDPTLGMVVCKETSCKSSEKCMVVDGVRGCHPFSFSTCSASGDPHYTTFDGQRYDFMGTCIYQFVGVTSKDPSLTQFTVKVENNNRGDKAVSYTKVVTVEVYGLTLTLNMDYPRRILIDGVTSALPFYYQANKVMVYISGYQGVIKTDFDMTVTYDWSSHVTVTLPSTYSNAVAGLCGNYNKNPKDDLTMKDGKVTTNVVQFGNSWKVGDAPGCTPECTGKCPQCTEAQKQEYKSEKYCGIITKPNGPLSQCLSVVDPTPYFSDCIFDACQYKGHPSSFCSAISRYVLACQGAGVKLQEWRSASFCPLTCHANSHYELCGDSCPVTCHGLSSPAGCEATCKEGCYCDNGYILSGHKCVPLSQCGCIYQEKYYQKNEVFFPKNQCNEKCQCLENGVVKCQAEACGPEEECKVVNGVRGCHPKGCGKCVAAGDPHYTSFDGLNFDFQGTCTYTFAKVVEDDPRLVKFSVVVENESYGDGRVAVTRLVVVSVYGYTIAIERGMKWKVRVDGEIYKLPLLLEDGDIAINQEGNNVVLQTDFGMKVLYDTVYYVMINIPSTYRGKVGGLCGNFNGDKNDEFQLPDKRVVKNVNEFGASWKVSIKGAKCSDGCGDQCPVCVPAKLEPYKKPTSCGMITNPAGPFKACHSKISPVEYFNNCIYDACAVDGKDDIVCKSLQAYAAVCHTAGVTIAAWRSPTFCPLSCPANSHYELCTNTCGNTCSGISSPTKCTDRCFEGCECDTGFVFDGDKCVPMEKCGCTFNGRYLSDGESFVSVDCSLQCKCQAGGVICKAVSCGAKEQCGVVNGVRGCYKAEGECQLSPQKFVTFDGLSGGPVGNGPFEVASLCNADSDSWFRIVADIQKCGTVSSVSRLHIFLRNAFVTVSKDKEAWFNGRSISLPAEVSDYLTASTREDAVLIQIGSSLKIELSNKGVLVLRASEGLSKALCGACGNFNGDETDDLLTPGGKQASNILQVIASWRAWDFYGCDA comes from the exons ATGGGAAGGGTAACGTTCCTGCAACTGTGGGCCTCCCTCGTCTTACTGTGTG GGGTCTGTAGGGCAGGCCCACTGGGCAAGAACTTTGTTACAGCCTTTATGCAGAACTACAAGCTGACCTACAGCCAAGCGAACTTCCAAGTTTTCATCACTGGGTACTCACCATCCACCACTGTCACAGTATGGTTGAACAAGTCTAGCTTTAAAAAAGTCTTGAACGTAGATGAACGGTCCACCATTTCGGTCCAGATCCCTCCAAGTGCAGAGCTGCCAGGAGAGAGTAAGACCTGCAATGTCGTTGTCATCCAAGCAGACAAGGACATCTCAGTGCTGTCCCTAAATTACAAGTTACAAAGTGCCGATGTCAGTCTTGTGTTTCCTGTCCAAGACTTGGGCACAGAGTATTATGCGGTGACTCCTTTGGGTGGTCCTGATGATGGATTCAAGGAGTTCTCCGTCATTAGTACAGAAGAACCTACCAACGTTGATATCTTCCTCACAGGAACTGTAAGATATCAAGGCAGTGTCTACCGAGCAGGAAGCAAGCTGACCGTACTGCTAGAAGCTTATAATGTTCTTCAACTTCTTAGCCAAGACGATCTTTCAGGGAGCAGAATAGTATCTCAGAAACCCGTGGCTGTTCTGAGTGGCCACACGTGTACATGGCAGAACACCAAGTGCAACCATGTATATGAACAGCTCTTGCCAGTTTCTAGCTGGGGTACCACTTTTTTTGTGCCCCCAGTTTCTCTTCAGACAAGGCCCGACATTGTCTTTGTGGTGGCTTCTCAGGCCACAAAGATTGATTATCAagtaaatgcaaaaacaaattcTCAGAACCTAAATGCAGGACAAGTGCTAAAGCTAGATATCCCAGTAAGAACACCAATTTTCATCCAAGCCAGCGCTGGAATCCAAGTAACGTACTATCTGACAGGCTGGCAAGACCGTTTTTTTACCCAGTTTGACCCTCTTCTGATGAATATCCCACCCATGAACAGCTATTGCTCCTCCTACTACATTTATGGCCACCAAGAGTTTGAAAATTACGGCACACTGCTTGTGAGAAGTGCAGACATTTCTAAAGTGACCATCAACAAAAATCCAGCCGGAGACTTATCATGGAATGATATTCCTGGTACTGAGTACTCATGGTCAACCACAAGACTGACCAAGGGATTCAGTTTCCAGCTTGTGGAGAACCCCTCGCCGTTTTTGCTGTTATCATATGGTCTCACTAAACTAAATAGTTATGGAACCGCAGCTACTTGCATCAATG CTGTCCCAGTACCTTCCTGCAGCACAGTAAAATGCagagcaaaagaaaaatgcacGATGGAAAATGGTAAACCCAAATGCGTACCAGAGTTTGAGGCTTACTGCCACGCAGTTGGTGACCCTCATTACCGCACCTTCGATGGCCGTTTCTATGACTTCCAAGGCACATGCACCTATACCATCGCCAAGAACTGTGGCAGCGATAGTGGTCTCACGGCTTTCAACATCGAGGCCAAAAATGAGAACCGAGGATCAACTAGGGTCTCCTACATCAGCTATGTCACAGTAGAGGTGTATGATTTTACCATATCCTTAGTGAGATACGAATATGGATTTGTGAGG GTAAATAACCAACGCCAGCGCCTTCCCATAAATCTGAACAATGGCCAGGTCCGATTATATCATTCTGGAGCCTTTGTCATCATTGAAACTGATTTCACATTGAAAGTCTACTACGATTGGAATTCCATCCTAAAAGTATATCTCTCCAGCAGCTATTTTGGAAGCGTGTGCGGAATGTGTGGTAACTTCAACGGAAACGCAGGAGATGACCTGGTAACACCTGGAGGCACCCAAGCTCCCAATTTGGTTGACTTTGGCAAGAGCTGGAAAGTTGAGGACGGAGACAGGTTCTGTTGGCATAATTGCAATGGAGAATGCAAAACCTGTCCTTTGGAAACTCAAAAAAAATACGAGGCTGAAGGCAATTGTGGACTCATTTCCAAGGCAGATGGTCCCTTCCGTCAATGCCATGCAGTCGTTAACCCCAAAACCTACCTGGATGATTGCGTTTACGACTTGTGCATGAATGGGGGCTCCAAACAGATCCTATGCCAGAGTATAAAGACCTATGCAGAAGCTTGCCAGAGAAACAATGTTCAAATTGGTGAATGGAGACAACCATCTGGGTGCC CGATGCAGTGTCCCGATAACAGTCAGTATAAGTTGTGTGGCAGGTCTTGCCCCAAAACGTGTAACGATGAAGCTACACCAAAGATTTGCTCCAACACTTGTGTGGAAACGTGTGAGTGTAAAGATGGCTTTGTGTTGGACGAAGGTAAATGTGTCCCTGAGGCCAAGTGCGGCTGTATTTACCAGGGCAAATTGTATGCCGCCAATGAAAAGTTCTGGGGAGACAACAAATGTGAGCAGCAATGTGTTTGTAATCCAAGCACCAGGAAAGTCGAGTGTAAGGCCACGCGGTGTAAGTCCTCCGAAAGGTGTGCTGTGGTCAATGGCATTCAAAACTGCTACCCGTTGACCTACGGCACCTGCTCAGCATCTGGAGACCCCCATTATGTGACCTTCGATGGGGTGAGATATGATTTCCAGGGAACGTGCATCTATCAGTTTGCAGGAGTCTGCAAGAAGTCTGAAGACCTGATAGACTTCCAGGTCAATGTCCAGAATGAGAACAGAGGCAGCAAAGTGGTGTCTTATACCTCTGCCGTCCAGGTGAAAGTTTGCGATTTTGACATCGTCATCGACAGACGTTACAAGGACAGGATCTTG CTGAACGGCATTTTGACTAATCTCCCTTATGTGGTTGACAATGGCAAACTGTCCATCTACAAGCAGGGCTTCCACGCAATTGTTCAAACAAGCTTTGGGTTGAGAGTGACTTTTAACTGGGAAAGCTACATCTCGGTCACCGTGCCTAGCACTTATGCCGGAGCACTGTGTGGTCTTTGTGGCAATTTTGATGGCAAAACAGACAACGAATTTACAATGAAGAACAATCAAGTTACTACAAAGCCGGTGATTTTCGGTAATAGCTGGAAGGTGCAAAATGTCCCCGGATGCTATGAGGAAGATAAGGGAGACTGCACCAAACTGGCAGAGCTGGAATTACGACACATTAATAACAAGGAAGGATGCGGCATCATTGTAGACAAGAGCGGGCCTTTCCGTGAGTGTCATGCCAAAGTAGACCCTCAAGGCCACTTCAAGAGCTGCGTTTATGATGCTTGCTTCTATGAGGGACGCCCAGATGTTCTTTGCAAGATCATAGCCAGTTACGCGACTGCTTGCCAACAAGCTGGGGCTACCGTATACCCATGGAGATCTGCCAAGTTCTGCA GTCCTGTCTGCGGTAAAAACAGTCACTATGACGTTTGTGCAACAGGGTGCGCTCCAACCTGCCTCACACTTGCCCCCCCATTGGGATGTAACCCTGTATGCTCAGAGGGTTGTGTCTGTGATGATGGTTTTATCCTCAGCGGTGGTGATTGTGTCCCCCTTGCACAGTGTGGGTGCAACTACAAGGACAAATACTATAAGTCTGGTGAAATCTTTTACCCCAGTGGGCTGTGCAGTCAACAGTGTGTCTGTACCCCCAGTGGGGCTGTAGAGTGCAAAGCTTTCTCTTGTGGTCCCAATGAGGAGTGCAAGGTGGTTGATGGAGTCCAGAAGTGCCAACCTGTTGGTTCTGCCCAATGTTCTGCAGCTGGAGATCCTCATTATTTATCTTTTGATGGCCTTGCCTTTGACTTCCAAGGCACCTGCACCTACACTCTGTCCAAAACTGTCACATCCAACCTTAATTTAGAACCTTTTGAGATCAGTGtggaaaatgaaaagtatggcAATGGACAAGTGTCAGTTACCAAATTGGTTGCTCTTGAAGCCTATGGCTATAACCTCGTCCTTCAGTACAACAACCGTGGTCGAATCCTG GTCAATAGAGTCCTCCATAACCTCCCTTTAATCTTGGAAGATGGAAAGATCAGAGCCTATCAACATGGCCTGAGAGTCAACATCGACACAGACTTTGGTGTTAAGGTCAGCTATGATCTGGTTTATCATGTAATAGTCACGGTGCCAGGAAACTACAAGGGCCAGCTTGGAGGTCTGTGCGGTAATTACAATGGCGATAGAAAAGATGAGTTCCAACTTCCCGACAAGAAGTTAGCTCCTGATGCCACCACTTTTGGAGCTGCCTGGAAAGTCAAGATCCCTGGTGTCAGTTGTAATGATGGTTGTGGAGGTCCTGGCAATCCATGCCCATCTTGCGATGACAGACGAAAAGAAATATTCAAGACAGAGAACTATTGTGGCTTCCTGAAGAAGAGCGGTGGTCCATTGAGCGCTTGTTATGCTGTCGTAAACCCCGATCCTTATTTCAACAGCTGCATCTTTGACGTATGCGCTAGTGAAGGGAATGCTGCTATTCTCTGCCAAAGCATTCAGAGCTACGTGGCCGCCTGCCACGCAGCCGGTGTGACGATCCAACCATGGAGAACAGAAGCTTTCTGCC CTCTTAAATGCCCCGCCAACAGCCAATATAAGGTCTGTGCCGATGTCTGTTCCACGGGCTGTGCTGGAATCACTGACCCCGACAAGTGTCCCACCAGTTGCTCTGAGGGCTGTGAGTGCGATGATGGATTTTTCTTCGACGGACAGGGTTGCGTTTCAATGGACAAGTGCGGCTGCTTTGAAAATGGGAAATACTACCAG CCAAATGAGGAAGTCTTATCTGATGACTGCAAGGAGGTCTGCCAGTGTACCCCAGCTGGTGGTCTTGTTTGCCAGCAAACTGGATGTGCCGCTGATGAAAGATGTCAGATAAAAGATGGGATCGTCAAATGCATCAACATag ATCCATGCAAATCCGTTAAATGTAGAACTAAGGAGACCTGCAAAGTTCAAAATGGAAACGCAGTTTGTGTCCCTGATTATACCGGCACCTGCTGGGCCTGGGGTGACCCCCATTATCACACCTTTGATGGTTATAACTACGACTTCCAGGGCACTTGTACCTACATTCTGTCCAAATATATTGGGAACGATGCCGGCTTGGTGCCGTTTACAGTGGAAGAGAAGAATGATAACAGAGGAAACCAAGTTGTGTCTTATGTTAGAACTGTCAGTATCTACGTATACGGCTACAAGGTTTCAATCCTGAAGGGTGAATCTGGAAGAGTTAGG gttaatgatgtcataaccaaCTTACCAGTGACATTGTTAGATGGAAAGATCTCTATAAGCATGAGTGGTCCCAACGCGGTGGTGCATACAGATTTTGGCCTTCAAGTAACATATGAATATAATTGGCATGTTGTGATCACCTTGACCAGTAGCTATTATGGTGCTGTTGGTGGTCTCTGTGGAAACTTCAACCAAAATGTCAAAGATGAGTGGATTGGAGTAGATAACAAACCCGTCGCATCCATCATAGACTGGGCCAAGAGCTGGAAAGTCAATGACAGAGATCCCTTCTGCTTTGACGTCTGTCATGGAGTCTGCCCTACTTGTGATGAGAGTAAAAAGAACCTGTATGGAAGTAACGAGTTCTGTGGTCTCATTAGCAAAGCTGTGGATGGACCCTTCAGGGAATGTCATGCTAAAGTCAATCCAGATACCTTCTTTGACAGCTGTATATATGATGTGTGTATTAATGGTGGGGCCAAACAATTCCTCTGCCAGGCTCTTGATGCTTATGCCAAAACTTGCCGGAAGCAAGGAGTTAAGATTTATGACTGGAGGACACCTTCTGGTTGTG ttcTACCATGTCCAGCAAACAGTCATTATGAGTTCTGTGGAAATGCTTGCCCAGCCAGTTGCACTGATCGAACTGCCCCAGATCGATGTACAGAAGACTGCGTGGAGACTTGTCAGTGCAACAATGGATTTGTTCTCAGTGCTGATAAGTGTGTCTCAGTTTCAAGCTGTGGTTGCAACTATAACGGTGCATATTACCAACCCAACCAGGAATTCTGGTCTGATGACAACTGCCGTGTCCTCTGCAAATGCGACCCAACCTTGGGCATGGTGGTGTGTAAGGAAACCAGCTGCAAATCAAGCGAGAAGTGCATGGTGGTCGATGGTGTCCGTGGGTGCCACCCTTTTAGCTTCTCTACCTGTTCTGCTTCTGGTGACCCACACTACACAACCTTTGATGGGCAACGATATGACTTTATGGGAACCTGTATATACCAGTTTGTTGGAGTTACCTCTAAAGACCCATCTCTCACACAGTTCACCGTCAAAGTAGAAAATAATAACCGAGGGGACAAAGCTGTGTCCTATACCAAGGTGGTCACTGTGGAGGTCTATGGACTGACTTTGACCCTCAATATGGATTATCCACGTCGTATTTTG ATCGATGGGGTCACCAGTGCGTTGCCATTCTATTACCAAGCCAACAAAGTTATGGTTTACATCAGTGGTTATCAAGGTGTCATAAAGACAGACTTTGATATGACTGTGACCTATGACTGGAGCAGCCATGTAACAGTCACTCTACCGAGCACGTATTCCAATGCTGTGGCTGGTTTGTGTggcaattataataaaaatccaAAGGACGATTTAACCATGAAGGACGGAAAGGTTACAACCAATGTCGTGCAGTTTGGCAACAGCTGGAAGGTGGGTGATGCCCCTGGATGTACCCCAGAATGCACTGGCAAATGCCCACAATGCACAGAGGCCCAGAAACAGGAGTACAAGAGTGAGAAGTACTGTGGAATCATCACCAAGCCCAACGGTCCATTAAGTCAATGTCTTTCGGTCGTTGACCCAACACCATACTTCAGTGACTGCATTTTTGACGCATGCCAATACAAAGGCCATCCATCATCATTCTGCAGCGCTATCAGCCGCTATGTGTTGGCCTGCCAAGGTGCCGGAGTGAAACTTCAAGAATGGAGATCAGCTTCCTTCTGCC CTCTAACCTGCCATGCTAACAGTCACTATGAGCTGTGCGGAGACAGCTGCCCCGTTACCTGTCACGGCCTCTCCTCACCTGCTGGCTGTGAGGCAACCTGCAAAGAAGGCTGTTACTGTGATAATGGATATATCCTGAGTGGGCATAAATGTGTTCCCTTATCACAGTGCGGCTGTATCTACCAAGAAAAGTATTATCAGAAAAATGAAGTTTTCTTCCCGAAAAACCAATGCAACGAGAAATGCCAGTGTTTGGAGAACGGCGTCGTGAAATGCCAAGCTGAAGCATGTGGACCAGAAGAAGAATGTAAAGTTGTCAACGGTGTCCGTGGCTGCCATCCAAAGGGTTGTGGTAAATGCGTGGCAGCGGGAGATCCTCACTATACTTCTTTTGATGGCCTCAACTTTGACTTCCAAGGAACATGCACCTACACTTTTGCAAAGGTGGTGGAAGATGACCCTCGGCTCGTGAAATTCTCTGTGGTAGTGGAGAACGAGAGCTATGGTGATGGCAGAGTGGCCGTCACTAGGCTGGTGGTTGTTTCTGTGTACGGTTACACCATAGCCATTGAACGGGGGATGAAGTGGAAAGTGAGG GTTGATGGGGAGATATACAAATTGCCATTGCTCCTTGAAGACGGCGACATCGCCATAAACCAAGAAGGAAACAATGTTGTCTTGCAGACCGACTTCGGAATGAAGGTTCTTTATGACACAGTCTACTATGTAATGATCAACATTCCCAGCACATATCGTGGCAAAGTGGGTGGCCTTTGCGGCAACTTTAACGGGGATAAGAATGATGAGTTCCAGCTTCCTGACAAACGAGTCGTTAAGAATGTGAATGAGTTTGGGGCATCTTGGAAAGTCAGCATTAAAGGGGCGAAGTGCAGCGATGGTTGCGGTGATCAATGCCCTGTGTGCGTTCCTGCCAAACTGGAGCCGTACAAGAAACCAACGTCATGTGGCATGATCACTAACCCAGCTGGACCATTTAAAGCCTGCCACTCAAAGATCAGTCCAGTTGAATACTTTAACAATTGTATTTACGATGCGTGTGCTGTTGATGGAAAAGATGACATCGTATGTAAGAGCTTACAAGCTTATGCAGCTGTCTGCCATACTGCTGGAGTCACCATTGCCGCCTGGAGATCACCTACATTCTGTC ctcTCTCGTGTCCAGCCAACAGCCATTATGAACTTTGTACTAATACTTGTGGAAACACTTGTTCTGGAATCAGCTCACCAACGAAATGCACGGATCGATGCTTCGAGGGTTGCGAGTGTGACACAGGCTTTGTGTTTGATGGCGACAAATGTGTTCCCATGGAAAAGTGTGGTTGCACATTCAACGGAAGATACCTGAGt GATGGTGAATCTTTTGTTAGTGTCGATTGTAGCCTACAATGTAAGTGTCAAGCTGGAGGTGTGATCTGCAAGGCCGTATCATGTGGTGCCAAGGAGCAGTGCGGCGTTGTTAATGGCGTTCGAGGCTGTTACAAGGCGGAAGGAGAATGCCAGCTAAGTCCCCAGAAGTTTGTGACTTTCGATGGCCTTTCGGGCGGACCTGTTGGAAATGGACCATTCGAAGTAGCGTCTCTGTGTAACGCTGACTCGGATTCATGGTTCAGAATCGTAGCCGACATTCAGAAATGTGGAACCGTATCATCGGTGTCTAGGCTTCACATCTTCCTTCGTAATGCCTTTGTGACCGTGTCCAAAGATAAGGAGGCTTGG TTCAATGGCCGTTCCATAAGCTTACCAGCCGAGGTATCAGACTATTTAACTGCAAGCACGAGGGAAGACGCCGTGTTGATTCAGATCGGATCTTCCTTGAAGATAGAGTTGAGCAATAAAGGAGTATTAGTACTGCGTGCATCCGAGGGCTTGTCCAAGGCTCTATGCGGGGCATGTGGAAACTTCAACGGAGATGAGACCGATGACCTTCTGACTCCAGGAGGAAAGCAAGCTTCCAACATTCTGCAGGTCATAGCATCTTGGAGAGCTTGGGATTTTTACGGCTG TGATGCCTGA